In a single window of the Anguilla rostrata isolate EN2019 chromosome 4, ASM1855537v3, whole genome shotgun sequence genome:
- the msl2b gene encoding E3 ubiquitin-protein ligase MSL2b isoform X1 has protein sequence MNPVNATALYVSACRSVLQCDPRDPQSFAELCKLLPFFRQSLSCLVCGNLLQDPIAPTNSSCQHYVCKACKGKKMMMKPSCSWCKDYEQFEENKQLCILVECYRKLCEYITESPLAQQIASVVGGSSDILAMLREGLSLTEMKPEEPQVCLSLDLSHSPTPSTSEEPSVAQLETPPELPEAPLTPPSINGLHDCNGLTTVDELAASLPSPGTAASVAIDVCGTVAVVEEEEEEGLKAEGFTREMPVCEAVAAGDLCTDGIHICSFSEDIKHGSDPLLLSVEEVLRSLEPDPDPDPPAEDLPDVLPPSSLQASGTLNGPFPEAHRQPSLPLDSGAFAPCHPQPPSSGISCSAATPRAARPNRKRSRSESDSEKIQPLPISTIIRGPPLATAPIAVKREPKVLVQAAATVPNGGAPKVTKTLLVSSKGIKKTPDHGAKKAYNKAKQGVPKSKDKIKERTPNNSLIPGSPTKVVYKKPQEKKGCKCGRATQNPSVLTCRGQRCPCYSNRKACLDCICRGCQNSYMANGEKKLEAFAVPEKALEQTRLTLGINVTSIAVRNAGTSASVLNVTAGSPVTSFLAASPHDDKSFDETLDMRFDC, from the exons ATGAACCCGGTGAATGCCACCGCTCTCTACGTGTCAGCTTGTCGTTCGGTGCTGCAGTGTGATCCGCGGGACCCTCAGTCCTTTGCCGAGCTTTGTAAGCTCCTGCCGTTTTTCAGGCAGTCCCTCTCATGCCTCGTTTGCg GGAATCTGCTGCAAGATCCTATAGCTCCTACTAACTCCTCTTGCCAGCACTATGTTTGCAAAGCCTGCAAGGgaaagaagatgatgatgaagcCATCGTGCAGCTGGTGTAAGGACTATGAGCAGTTTGAGGAAAATAAGCAGCTCTGCATCCTGGTGGAATGTTACAGGAAGCTGTGCGAGTACATCACAGAGTCCCCCCTGGCCCAGCAGATTGCCAGTGTTGTTGGTGGCTCTTCGGACATTTTGGCAATGCTGAGAGAGGGCCTGTCTTTGACTGAGATGAAACCCGAGGAGCCCCAAGTCTGCCTGTCGCTCGACCTGTCACATTCCCCTACTCCCTCCACCTCAGAGGAGCCCAGCGTGGCCCAGCTGGAGACCCCCCCTGAGCTCCCAGAGGcccccctgaccccacccaGCATCAATGGGCTGCACGACTGCAACGGCCTGACCACGGTGGACGAGCTGGCAGCCAGCTTGCCCTCCCCGGGGACGGCCGCATCCGTAGCCATAGACGTGTGTGGCACGGTGgcggtggtggaggaggaggaggaggaggggctgaagGCGGAGGGTTTCACGCGCGAGATGCCGGTCTGCGAGGCGGTGGCGGCGGGAGACCTGTGCACGGACGGTATCCACATATGCAGCTTTAGCGAGGATATTAAGCACGGGAGCGATCCTCTGCTGCTCAGCGTGGAGGAGGTGCTTCGAAGCCTCGAACCCGACCCCGACCCGGACCCTCCGGCCGAGGACCTGCCTGACGTCCTGCCCCCCTCTTCCTTGCAGGCCTCTGGGACCCTCAACGGGCCTTTTCCCGAGGCCCATCGACAGCCTTCCCTCCCCCTGGACTCCGGGGCTTTTGCTCCTTGTCATCCGCAGCCCCCCTCCTCTGGGATCTCCTGCTCCGCCGCCACGCCCAGGGCAGCGCGGCCCAACAGGAAGCGCTCGCGGTCAGAGAGCGACAGTGAGAAGATCCAGCCCTTGCCCATCTCCACCATCATCCGGGGCCCTCCCCTCGCCACGGCGCCCATCGCAGTCAAGCGGGAGCCCAAGGTCCTGGTACAGGCTGCAGCCACGGTTCCCAATGGCGGGGCGCCTAAGGTCACCAAAACCCTGCTGGTGTCCAGCAAAGGCATTAAGAAGACCCCTGACCACGGGGCCAAAAAGGCGTACAACAAGGCCAAGCAGGGGGTCCCCAAGTCCAAGGACAAGATCAAAGAGAGGACTCCCAACAATAGCTTGATTCCAGGGAGCCCCACTAAAGTGGTCTACAAGAAGCCCCAGGAGAAGAAGGGCTGTAAGTGCGGCCGGGCCACCCAAAACCCAAGTGTTCTTACGTGCCGTGGCCAGCGGTGCCCGTGCTACTCCAACCGCAAGGCCTGCCTGGACTGCATCTGCCGGGGCTGCCAGAACTCCTACATGGCCAATGGCGAGAAGAAGCTGGAGGCCTTCGCGGTCCCGGAGAAGGCCCTGGAGCAGACCCGGCTCACTCTGGGTATTAACGTCACCAGTATCGCCGTGCGGAACGCGGGCACCAGCGCCAGCGTCCTCAACGTCACGGCTGGTTCCCCCGTCACCTCGTTCCTGGCTGCCAGCCCTCATGACGACAAGAGCTTTGACGAAACTCTTGACATGAGGTTTGACTGCTGA
- the msl2b gene encoding E3 ubiquitin-protein ligase MSL2b isoform X2, producing the protein MMMKPSCSWCKDYEQFEENKQLCILVECYRKLCEYITESPLAQQIASVVGGSSDILAMLREGLSLTEMKPEEPQVCLSLDLSHSPTPSTSEEPSVAQLETPPELPEAPLTPPSINGLHDCNGLTTVDELAASLPSPGTAASVAIDVCGTVAVVEEEEEEGLKAEGFTREMPVCEAVAAGDLCTDGIHICSFSEDIKHGSDPLLLSVEEVLRSLEPDPDPDPPAEDLPDVLPPSSLQASGTLNGPFPEAHRQPSLPLDSGAFAPCHPQPPSSGISCSAATPRAARPNRKRSRSESDSEKIQPLPISTIIRGPPLATAPIAVKREPKVLVQAAATVPNGGAPKVTKTLLVSSKGIKKTPDHGAKKAYNKAKQGVPKSKDKIKERTPNNSLIPGSPTKVVYKKPQEKKGCKCGRATQNPSVLTCRGQRCPCYSNRKACLDCICRGCQNSYMANGEKKLEAFAVPEKALEQTRLTLGINVTSIAVRNAGTSASVLNVTAGSPVTSFLAASPHDDKSFDETLDMRFDC; encoded by the coding sequence atgatgatgaagcCATCGTGCAGCTGGTGTAAGGACTATGAGCAGTTTGAGGAAAATAAGCAGCTCTGCATCCTGGTGGAATGTTACAGGAAGCTGTGCGAGTACATCACAGAGTCCCCCCTGGCCCAGCAGATTGCCAGTGTTGTTGGTGGCTCTTCGGACATTTTGGCAATGCTGAGAGAGGGCCTGTCTTTGACTGAGATGAAACCCGAGGAGCCCCAAGTCTGCCTGTCGCTCGACCTGTCACATTCCCCTACTCCCTCCACCTCAGAGGAGCCCAGCGTGGCCCAGCTGGAGACCCCCCCTGAGCTCCCAGAGGcccccctgaccccacccaGCATCAATGGGCTGCACGACTGCAACGGCCTGACCACGGTGGACGAGCTGGCAGCCAGCTTGCCCTCCCCGGGGACGGCCGCATCCGTAGCCATAGACGTGTGTGGCACGGTGgcggtggtggaggaggaggaggaggaggggctgaagGCGGAGGGTTTCACGCGCGAGATGCCGGTCTGCGAGGCGGTGGCGGCGGGAGACCTGTGCACGGACGGTATCCACATATGCAGCTTTAGCGAGGATATTAAGCACGGGAGCGATCCTCTGCTGCTCAGCGTGGAGGAGGTGCTTCGAAGCCTCGAACCCGACCCCGACCCGGACCCTCCGGCCGAGGACCTGCCTGACGTCCTGCCCCCCTCTTCCTTGCAGGCCTCTGGGACCCTCAACGGGCCTTTTCCCGAGGCCCATCGACAGCCTTCCCTCCCCCTGGACTCCGGGGCTTTTGCTCCTTGTCATCCGCAGCCCCCCTCCTCTGGGATCTCCTGCTCCGCCGCCACGCCCAGGGCAGCGCGGCCCAACAGGAAGCGCTCGCGGTCAGAGAGCGACAGTGAGAAGATCCAGCCCTTGCCCATCTCCACCATCATCCGGGGCCCTCCCCTCGCCACGGCGCCCATCGCAGTCAAGCGGGAGCCCAAGGTCCTGGTACAGGCTGCAGCCACGGTTCCCAATGGCGGGGCGCCTAAGGTCACCAAAACCCTGCTGGTGTCCAGCAAAGGCATTAAGAAGACCCCTGACCACGGGGCCAAAAAGGCGTACAACAAGGCCAAGCAGGGGGTCCCCAAGTCCAAGGACAAGATCAAAGAGAGGACTCCCAACAATAGCTTGATTCCAGGGAGCCCCACTAAAGTGGTCTACAAGAAGCCCCAGGAGAAGAAGGGCTGTAAGTGCGGCCGGGCCACCCAAAACCCAAGTGTTCTTACGTGCCGTGGCCAGCGGTGCCCGTGCTACTCCAACCGCAAGGCCTGCCTGGACTGCATCTGCCGGGGCTGCCAGAACTCCTACATGGCCAATGGCGAGAAGAAGCTGGAGGCCTTCGCGGTCCCGGAGAAGGCCCTGGAGCAGACCCGGCTCACTCTGGGTATTAACGTCACCAGTATCGCCGTGCGGAACGCGGGCACCAGCGCCAGCGTCCTCAACGTCACGGCTGGTTCCCCCGTCACCTCGTTCCTGGCTGCCAGCCCTCATGACGACAAGAGCTTTGACGAAACTCTTGACATGAGGTTTGACTGCTGA